In the Pedobacter cryoconitis genome, TAAGATCGCAGTCCAAATTGCCGTTACGCACCATCTGGCGCAAATTAGTGGTGAGGGTGCTGGTGGTTTTTGCAGTTTTTATGCTATTGATGTTTTGTGCTGTGATCTACCTTGATCTTAAGCCAGATTTGCGTTTTCTAGTGGTTTTAACGCTAATCAGCTTATATCTGATTTGCTGGTTTTGTATCTCATTCTGGATAATCTCGTATGGTAAGTCTTCTAGTTTTAACGCAGTCTGCCTTATTGCAATCTGGGTGGCCATGAATATAATTTCTCCTGCCATTTTGAATGTATGGCTAACTAAAAAATATCCTGTCCCGGAAGCATTGGAAAATGTAGTGAAACAGCGGGAAGGCTATCATGAAAAATGGGATCTGGATAAAAGTGCAACAATGGATAAGTTCTACCAGCACTATCCTCAGTTCAGACAATATCCTTTTCCCTCCTCACTTACTTTTAGCTGGTATTGGTATTATGCGATGCAGCAAATGGGAGATGATGATGCTGCTTTGAGTTCCGCCAGGATTACTGAGAAATTAAAACAAAGACAGCATTTCACCAATATCGCTTCTTTGTTTTTACCTGGAATACAAACGCAAGCGGGTTTAAATGAACTTGCTGGTTCTGATCTGCAAAACCATACTGACTTTTTACTAACATTAAGAGCTTACCACGAAAAAATGCGGTTGTTTTTTTATCCATCAGTTTTTAAGGGTAGTAAAGTTGAAAATATAAATTGGAAACAATTTAAAATTAAACAATACAGTAGCCATACGGATGGATTAGCCTGGCAAAAGCTACTTTCGTTAATTGTGTTTTCAATTGTGCCTGCGTTATCGGGAGTTTATAACTTCAGTAAGAGAGATAGTTTATTATAAATTAAAATGAGGCAGCTAAAATTAAACTGCCTCATTTCAATGTGGATTCACATTAGTCAAAACATTATTTTTCGTACTGTGTTAAAATTATAGTATTTCTTATATAAAGCAATAATCATTAGCACATGACCAATCAATACCCAAAAGATCTTTATAAAATCATCACCTCTGTTATCTTATATACATTTGGTTTAGTTGTGCTATTATGGTTTCTCTACCAGATCATGAGCATATTCATCCTGTTTATATTTGCAATTGTTCTTGGACTGATCATTAATCAGCCTGTGAGCAAACTGGAAAAGAAAGGCATGAAACGGTGGTTAGCCTCACTCATTGTATTAGGAATTATTTTTATTGTCTCTACTCTGCTGGGATTTCTGGTTGTCCCACATATCAGCGAGCAGATAGATACATTGGTAGGAGATCTGCCTGGCTATTTTAATAGCATATCAGCTCATGTTACGCATATGCTGAGAAAATATCCCGAGCTGAATAAGGAACTTCAGGGAGATGGCCTGTCAATTTCTGAAGCTGTACCTTCCCTGGGAAAAACAGTTATCGGGCTCAGCAGTATTTCTTTTAGTGTGCTTGGTGGGATATTTATGTTTATTGTGTTTTTATCAATGATTATCTTTTTTGTAGGAAATCCGAGGCCGATCATTAATATGTACTTATCAGTTTTTGAACCTGAAAAACGCGGAAAAGCAGAAAGAGCATTACAGCATACCTCAATAATGTTGGGTGGATGGATGAAATCAAATCTTATAGGTGGCATTGTTCAAGCCATATTAGTCTATATATTCCTTACGATTATGAACGTTCCGGGAGCTTTAGTCTGGGCTGCTTTAGCCTTTTTCTCAGAATTGATTCCAAAAATCGGCTTTTACATTATGGCCATTCCTCCTACCCTTGTTGCATTATCTATAAGCCCTGCTACTGCATTTTGGTGCCTTGTGTTTTTCTTATTATTAAATGAGTTGATTTCTGACTTTGTCATGCCTAAACTAAGGTCATCAACCATGAATATTCACCCAGTATCACTGCTCTTTCTATTGTTGGCGATGACTACAGCTTTTGGTTTAATGGGAGCACTTCTTGCGGCACCTATGGCTGCGATTATCAAAGCATATTATGAAGAGTTTTATTTGCGGAGATTTCCTGATGATCCGGATATGGACCAGAGAATTGATAATATCCTTTATAAGCAGTAAAATAGAACGCATATAAGGTAATTAACAATTTAATATAGAGAAGAATTAAGTTGGAAACTATTGAAAAAACTGCAGGAAACCGTCCCGGCTCCCTGCAGTTAAAGCATTGGATTGGGCTAACTAAGCCTTAGGCCAATCATTGGTATGCTCAGCATTACCAATCTTAAGTTTACGCGCAGATACTACAAAGCTCAAAGTCATTGGAGTATTGTCGTTTACAGCAATCCCTTCATTGTACTGGATGATGTAACCATCTTCAAAATGCAATTCTTTCATTTTTGCATCTTCTTCACCCTTTTTAAATACAATTGTTCCTGCTTGTGGTTTATACTGGTTATTCACCATAGATTCAATCACTGAAGTATCTTCAGTTGATTCAATTTCTAAATGAATAGTACCACCATAAACTCCTGATGACGGACGTCCCTTTGCGTCTACATCTCTGTTTAATGAATAGCTGCATTGCAGCACATCGAATTCTTTAGACCCTAGAGTCAATCTGGTTTTAAATGCCATGATAATTTTTTTTTAAATGTTAAACTTCCTGAATTTGAATTACGCTTTTGGCCAATCATTAACATGTTCGGCATTCCCTGCTTTTAGTTTGCGCGCAGAGATCTGGAATTTCAAGGTCATTGGATTATCTCCAGTGATGTTGATTCCTTCGGTATATTTCACAATATACCCGTCTTCAAAATGAACTTCCTTCATCTTGGCATCTTCTTCTGATTTTTTGATCAGCAGCGTGCCGGCTAAAGGTTTGTACTGGTTGTTTACCATTGCTTCGATGACAGAGGTATCTTCGGTAGATTCGAGTTCAATATCGATTGTTCCACCATACACTCCGGAAGAGGGTCTTCCTTTTGCATCTACATCACGGTTTAGAGAATAGGCACAGTGAAGCACATCGTACTCCTTGCCCGAAAAGTTTAATCTTGCTTTGAAAGCCATAACTTTTTGTTTTAGGGTTGTAAAATATTAACTATCCGGATGGCATCAAAAATTCTGCCACTAACAACTAATAATCAAGTGCATACAAGATACCGGATCAGAAAACTGCATTTTTAAGATAGCCAGGGCTTAAACTTAAAAGCAAAAACATTATAAATATTTTCAACCTTAATCTCTCAGGCTGTAAAATTATTATAATGTCACCGCAAACGTCTGTTTTAGTGTACGTTCCATTTTATAGACAAGCTGTTTAAATTCAGGTACGGAGCAATAACTGTTCGAATACTATTATTTCTTTTTAACGTAACTAAATTCTTACAAAGAAAACATAACCCATAAAAACGTGTATTCAATACACTAGATGCCTTATACGCCTTTAAATATCAAGAAGTTGCCACAAACTGATAATTTCACTCTTACCTATCATTATACTATATTAGTTTAGCTAAACCGACAAAGCTAAATCAACCTACTAACCAGATATGAACAAAAAACATTTATTAACCTTAGCAGGCTTATTATTGGTCAGCCTTCCCGCAACCTTACACGCACAAAATCAGAAATGGCAGAACCTCTTTAACGGAAAAGACCTGACAGGTTGGAAACAACTTAACGGACAGGCCAAATACGAAGTAACTAATGGCGAAATTGTAGGCACAACTGTCTCTAACACCCCGAACTCCTTCCTTGCAACCGCAAAGAATTATAGTGACTTTATTCTCGAACTGGAACTGAAAGTAGATAACTCCATGAATTCTGGTGTTCAAGTCAGAAGTGAAAGCAATGCCGAATATCAAAATGGAAGAGTGCACGGTTATCAGGTTGAAGTTGATCCTTCTGACCGTAAATTTTCCGGAGGTATTTACGATGAGGCAAGAAGAGGCTGGTTATATCCGCTGGACATTAATCCCAAAGGCCAACAAGCATTTAAAAATGAGCAGTGGAATAAATACCGTATCGAATGTATAGGAAATTCTATACGTACCTGGATTAACGGCGTTCCTACTGCTAATGTGATAGACGCACTCACTCCTACTGGCTTTATCGCGCTGCAAGTACATGCAATTGGTAAAGATGACCAGCCTGGCAAACAAATCCACTGGCGTAATATCCGCATACAGACTGAACAACTCAAGCCGTCAAAAGCTGATGATATTTACGTTGTGAACCTGGTTCCGAATACAGTATCTCCCCAGGAAAAAGCAGAAGGCTATAGCTTGCTGTGGGATGGAAAAACGAATACAGGATGGAAAGGTGCTTACAAAGCAACCTTCCCTGAAAGTGGCTGGGTCATTAAAGATGGAGAATTAAGCGTTCAGAAATCTAATGGTGCAGAAGCTACCAATGGCGGTGATATTGTAACTGAAAAACAATATGGCGCTTTTGAGCTGAAGTTCGATTTCAAGTTAACCGAAGGTGCAAATAGCGGTGTTAAATA is a window encoding:
- a CDS encoding DUF3526 domain-containing protein, which gives rise to MINYIYQLEFKLFFSSKAARVGLLILLISGFSSIYLGKSFIVKQRSVIEKAGKMQQEHLDENVKYFSKDLGLLLFYNKFAIANVPDNWAAFANGQRDINPYLLSVTLLGLEGQMYDTDLNNPSTLLLGNMDLAFVFIFLFPLVIIAFTYSVLSAEQESGVWGLIRSQSKLPLRTIWRKLVVRVLVVFAVFMLLMFCAVIYLDLKPDLRFLVVLTLISLYLICWFCISFWIISYGKSSSFNAVCLIAIWVAMNIISPAILNVWLTKKYPVPEALENVVKQREGYHEKWDLDKSATMDKFYQHYPQFRQYPFPSSLTFSWYWYYAMQQMGDDDAALSSARITEKLKQRQHFTNIASLFLPGIQTQAGLNELAGSDLQNHTDFLLTLRAYHEKMRLFFYPSVFKGSKVENINWKQFKIKQYSSHTDGLAWQKLLSLIVFSIVPALSGVYNFSKRDSLL
- a CDS encoding AI-2E family transporter; this translates as MTNQYPKDLYKIITSVILYTFGLVVLLWFLYQIMSIFILFIFAIVLGLIINQPVSKLEKKGMKRWLASLIVLGIIFIVSTLLGFLVVPHISEQIDTLVGDLPGYFNSISAHVTHMLRKYPELNKELQGDGLSISEAVPSLGKTVIGLSSISFSVLGGIFMFIVFLSMIIFFVGNPRPIINMYLSVFEPEKRGKAERALQHTSIMLGGWMKSNLIGGIVQAILVYIFLTIMNVPGALVWAALAFFSELIPKIGFYIMAIPPTLVALSISPATAFWCLVFFLLLNELISDFVMPKLRSSTMNIHPVSLLFLLLAMTTAFGLMGALLAAPMAAIIKAYYEEFYLRRFPDDPDMDQRIDNILYKQ
- the tssD gene encoding type VI secretion system tube protein TssD, producing the protein MAFKTRLTLGSKEFDVLQCSYSLNRDVDAKGRPSSGVYGGTIHLEIESTEDTSVIESMVNNQYKPQAGTIVFKKGEEDAKMKELHFEDGYIIQYNEGIAVNDNTPMTLSFVVSARKLKIGNAEHTNDWPKA
- the tssD gene encoding type VI secretion system tube protein TssD — encoded protein: MAFKARLNFSGKEYDVLHCAYSLNRDVDAKGRPSSGVYGGTIDIELESTEDTSVIEAMVNNQYKPLAGTLLIKKSEEDAKMKEVHFEDGYIVKYTEGINITGDNPMTLKFQISARKLKAGNAEHVNDWPKA
- a CDS encoding 3-keto-disaccharide hydrolase; amino-acid sequence: MNKKHLLTLAGLLLVSLPATLHAQNQKWQNLFNGKDLTGWKQLNGQAKYEVTNGEIVGTTVSNTPNSFLATAKNYSDFILELELKVDNSMNSGVQVRSESNAEYQNGRVHGYQVEVDPSDRKFSGGIYDEARRGWLYPLDINPKGQQAFKNEQWNKYRIECIGNSIRTWINGVPTANVIDALTPTGFIALQVHAIGKDDQPGKQIHWRNIRIQTEQLKPSKADDIYVVNLVPNTVSPQEKAEGYSLLWDGKTNTGWKGAYKATFPESGWVIKDGELSVQKSNGAEATNGGDIVTEKQYGAFELKFDFKLTEGANSGVKYFVTLTEGNKGSAIGPEYQILDDERHPDAKLGKNGNRTLGSLYDLITSKKIPNAQRKIGEWNSGLIRVYPNNKIEYWLNGYKILEYVRGSADFLALVADSKYKDWKNFGMAPKGHILLQDHGDQVFFRSIKLKQL